From the genome of Candidatus Electrothrix communis, one region includes:
- a CDS encoding pyridoxal phosphate-dependent aminotransferase, producing MRTDILHIGAGELTYEIRNIVNVGNKLQALGLNVNWENIGDPVAKGEQIPAWMKDIVAAAVQQDATYGYSPTKGMPATRQFLADETNALGGVQITPEDIIFFNGLGDAISKIFGFLRRTARVLVPTPSYTTHSSAEAAHAGDRPLTYVLDPTNNWYPDLEDIENHIRYNPAVVGILIINPDNPTGAVYPEEILRAIVALAEKYDLFIVCDEVYQNMVYNGTKAVPLATLIGDKVPAICMRGVSKEMPWPGGRCGWIEVYNGHRDPMFEKYINSILNAKMMEVCSTTLPQMVLPQVVKHPEYQTYLNERVRRYEKHSNIAYDILKEVDGIVVNRTNGAFYMSVAFAEGVLNHQQTLPIENEEIRKTVETMVSGPDVSLDKRFVYYLLGSSGVCVVPLSSFATSMQGFRITLLERDEEVFTQIFQTIAAAIRDYRASA from the coding sequence ATGCGAACGGATATTCTGCATATCGGTGCAGGTGAACTGACCTATGAAATTCGCAATATAGTGAATGTCGGCAACAAGTTACAAGCACTCGGCCTCAATGTGAACTGGGAGAATATCGGCGATCCCGTGGCAAAGGGCGAGCAGATACCGGCCTGGATGAAAGATATTGTTGCCGCTGCGGTGCAGCAGGATGCAACCTACGGCTATTCACCGACCAAAGGGATGCCGGCGACCCGGCAGTTTCTCGCAGACGAAACCAATGCTCTGGGCGGGGTGCAGATCACGCCGGAAGATATTATCTTTTTTAACGGGCTCGGTGATGCTATTTCCAAGATCTTCGGCTTTCTCCGGAGGACGGCCAGGGTTCTCGTGCCCACACCCAGCTATACCACCCACTCCTCTGCTGAGGCAGCCCATGCCGGGGATCGCCCGCTGACCTATGTCCTTGATCCGACCAATAACTGGTACCCTGATCTAGAGGATATTGAAAATCATATCCGCTATAATCCGGCCGTTGTCGGGATTTTGATTATCAATCCAGACAACCCCACAGGCGCAGTCTACCCGGAAGAAATACTACGGGCTATAGTGGCGCTGGCTGAGAAATACGACCTCTTCATCGTCTGCGACGAGGTCTACCAAAACATGGTCTATAACGGCACCAAAGCGGTTCCGCTGGCCACCCTGATCGGCGACAAGGTTCCTGCGATCTGCATGCGCGGGGTTTCCAAGGAAATGCCTTGGCCCGGTGGACGCTGTGGCTGGATAGAGGTCTATAACGGCCACCGTGACCCCATGTTTGAGAAATACATCAACTCCATTCTCAATGCCAAGATGATGGAGGTCTGCTCCACCACCCTGCCTCAGATGGTTCTACCCCAGGTGGTAAAACATCCGGAGTACCAGACCTATCTGAATGAGCGGGTACGGCGCTATGAAAAGCACTCCAATATCGCCTATGATATCCTGAAGGAAGTTGACGGGATTGTGGTGAACAGGACCAACGGGGCCTTTTATATGAGCGTTGCCTTTGCTGAAGGAGTGCTCAATCATCAGCAAACCCTGCCCATTGAAAATGAGGAGATTCGTAAAACCGTTGAAACTATGGTCAGCGGCCCGGATGTTTCTTTGGATAAGCGTTTCGTCTACTACTTGCTGGGCTCTTCAGGGGTCTGCGTGGTGCCGCTCTCCTCCTTTGCCACCAGCATGCAGGGCTTTCGCATTACCTTGCTGGAGCGGGACGAGGAGGTGTTTACTCAAATCTTCCAGACCATTGCTGCGGCGATCAGGGATTACCGGGCTTCTGCCTGA
- the cooS gene encoding anaerobic carbon-monoxide dehydrogenase catalytic subunit produces the protein MERSTDKAVIHVLNNHKGGKQVQTVWDRYEAQQPQCGFGELGVCCRHCMQGPCRIDPFGEGPDRGICGATADTIVARGLARAIAGGTASHSGHALHIAHVFKKTLLGETPDYAIKDEAKLKTVAVRCGIEIEDRSVKDIALELVNKALSEFGDKGEPLTWAATTVTTGRIETCNELGIVPTSIDSTIAEVMHRTTYGVDADPINILLGALKCAVADYAACHMATDLSDILFGTPQPVVSKANLGVLREEAVNIALHGHNPLLSDIIAQVASEPELITEAKKAGAAEGLNVVGICCTGNEVLMRHGIPLATSSVSQEVAIMTGVLDAMVVDYQCIMPAVATVAECFHTKVITTMPIAKMAGAEHMAFDDENAMECARAIVRQGIERFKFRNPNKVCIPQESSKAIAGFSAEAIIGALAKVNAEDPLKPLIDNIVSGNIRGICLFAGCNTVKVPQDQNYVEMVKKLLAENILILATGCASSTYARHGFMTSEATKKYAGKGLAAVLTAIGEAAGLEAPLPPVLHMGSCVDNPRAVDVATAVANKLGVDTSQLPVVASAPEAVTEKAVAIGTWAVVGGFPTHLGVVPPVLGSKLVTETLTATLKDLVGGYFIVEPDPVKAAEALLAVIDQRRAGLGLS, from the coding sequence ATGGAACGATCAACCGACAAGGCAGTAATCCATGTGCTGAATAATCATAAAGGGGGCAAACAGGTCCAAACCGTTTGGGACAGATATGAGGCTCAGCAACCGCAATGCGGTTTTGGTGAACTCGGTGTCTGTTGCCGGCACTGCATGCAAGGCCCCTGCCGTATTGACCCCTTTGGTGAAGGCCCTGACCGGGGTATCTGCGGGGCAACTGCGGACACCATTGTTGCCCGTGGTTTGGCCCGCGCAATAGCAGGCGGCACAGCCTCACATAGCGGCCATGCATTGCATATAGCGCACGTGTTCAAGAAAACCCTGTTAGGGGAAACTCCAGACTACGCTATCAAGGACGAAGCCAAGCTCAAGACCGTGGCTGTTCGCTGCGGCATTGAGATTGAAGACCGCTCGGTCAAAGACATTGCCCTGGAACTGGTGAATAAGGCCTTGTCAGAATTCGGCGACAAGGGCGAGCCCCTGACCTGGGCAGCAACGACTGTCACCACCGGTCGAATTGAGACCTGTAACGAACTGGGCATCGTGCCCACAAGTATTGACAGCACCATAGCCGAGGTTATGCACCGGACCACCTATGGAGTGGACGCGGACCCGATCAATATTCTCCTTGGTGCGCTGAAATGTGCTGTGGCCGATTACGCAGCCTGTCATATGGCCACAGATCTCTCCGACATCCTCTTCGGCACCCCGCAGCCTGTGGTCAGTAAAGCCAACCTCGGGGTACTCAGGGAAGAGGCGGTTAATATTGCCCTGCACGGTCATAACCCACTGCTCAGCGATATCATTGCCCAAGTTGCATCAGAGCCGGAGCTGATTACCGAGGCCAAAAAAGCAGGAGCCGCCGAAGGATTGAATGTGGTCGGCATCTGCTGCACCGGTAATGAAGTCCTGATGCGGCACGGCATTCCGCTGGCCACGAGCTCGGTTTCCCAGGAAGTAGCGATCATGACCGGTGTACTGGATGCGATGGTGGTGGATTACCAATGCATTATGCCTGCTGTGGCCACGGTAGCAGAGTGCTTTCACACCAAGGTCATCACCACCATGCCCATTGCCAAGATGGCCGGTGCGGAGCACATGGCCTTTGATGACGAAAATGCCATGGAATGTGCCCGTGCCATTGTCCGCCAGGGGATTGAACGCTTCAAATTCCGGAATCCGAACAAGGTCTGCATTCCGCAGGAATCTTCCAAGGCCATAGCTGGTTTTTCAGCTGAGGCCATTATCGGCGCACTGGCCAAGGTCAATGCTGAAGATCCGCTCAAGCCACTGATCGACAATATCGTGTCCGGTAATATTCGAGGGATTTGCCTCTTTGCCGGTTGCAACACGGTCAAGGTGCCCCAGGATCAAAACTACGTGGAGATGGTCAAAAAGCTGCTGGCCGAGAATATCCTGATTCTGGCCACAGGCTGTGCCTCTTCCACCTATGCCCGGCACGGCTTCATGACCTCAGAGGCAACAAAGAAATATGCAGGCAAAGGTTTAGCTGCTGTTCTGACCGCCATCGGCGAAGCAGCCGGTTTAGAAGCACCCTTACCACCGGTGCTCCATATGGGTTCCTGTGTGGACAACCCCAGGGCTGTAGATGTCGCTACGGCAGTGGCCAATAAGCTGGGTGTGGATACGAGCCAATTGCCCGTTGTTGCTTCAGCCCCGGAAGCAGTAACAGAAAAGGCCGTGGCTATCGGCACCTGGGCTGTGGTCGGTGGCTTCCCCACCCATCTCGGTGTCGTACCGCCGGTGCTGGGAAGTAAGCTGGTGACAGAGACTCTGACCGCCACCTTAAAAGATTTGGTGGGCGGTTATTTCATTGTTGAACCGGATCCGGTCAAGGCTGCTGAAGCCTTGTTGGCTGTCATCGACCAACGCCGGGCCGGTTTAGGCCTGTCATAA
- a CDS encoding LemA family protein — MSKGVQILLTILFVIVALTAGAFSWGTGQYNKAVALDEEVHSRWAQVENQLKRRFDLIPNLVKTVKGYARHESEIFTRIADARTNYSQAESMQEKTAAVSGMEKSLSRLLMLQENYPELKANQSYLKLIYSLEGTENRIAVERKRYNDAVQAANTYRRTVAGQFVAALAEVEEAQYFDLPEGEQQAPEVKFD; from the coding sequence ATGAGCAAAGGTGTTCAGATACTTCTGACTATTTTATTTGTGATTGTGGCCCTCACAGCAGGTGCCTTTTCATGGGGCACGGGACAATACAATAAGGCGGTCGCTCTGGATGAGGAGGTTCACAGCCGATGGGCGCAGGTGGAGAACCAGCTGAAGCGACGGTTCGATCTGATTCCCAATCTTGTGAAGACGGTCAAAGGCTACGCCCGGCATGAGTCTGAAATTTTTACAAGAATAGCCGATGCCCGCACCAACTATTCTCAGGCTGAATCCATGCAGGAAAAAACCGCCGCTGTCAGCGGGATGGAAAAATCCCTTTCCCGGTTGCTCATGCTTCAGGAAAATTACCCTGAGCTCAAGGCGAACCAATCCTACCTGAAGCTCATATACAGCTTGGAAGGCACAGAAAACAGGATCGCTGTGGAACGAAAACGGTATAACGACGCAGTGCAGGCGGCCAACACCTACCGTCGCACCGTGGCCGGACAATTTGTCGCCGCCCTGGCCGAAGTGGAAGAGGCGCAGTATTTCGATCTGCCGGAGGGCGAACAGCAGGCGCCGGAAGTAAAATTCGATTGA
- a CDS encoding 4Fe-4S dicluster domain-containing protein translates to MEVIYVRGDRCVGCKTCEIECRIAHADNEKTLFAAVSQARPPRRRLFVEQGETGKAPVICRHCEEAPCIVDCISGSIYRDEQGFVRRKKERCMGCWSCIMACPFGVVVRDADAHIAVKCDHCPDLDTPACVAGCPTKALQLVDVDSLPQERRKELLLKKEV, encoded by the coding sequence ATGGAAGTTATTTATGTACGAGGGGATCGATGTGTAGGCTGCAAGACCTGTGAGATCGAATGCAGAATTGCCCATGCCGATAATGAGAAAACCCTGTTTGCCGCAGTCAGCCAAGCACGACCTCCCCGGAGGAGGTTATTTGTCGAGCAGGGTGAAACAGGAAAAGCCCCGGTGATCTGCCGTCATTGCGAAGAAGCCCCTTGCATTGTTGACTGCATCAGCGGCAGCATCTATCGCGACGAGCAAGGCTTTGTCCGGCGCAAAAAGGAACGCTGCATGGGATGCTGGTCCTGTATCATGGCCTGCCCCTTTGGCGTGGTTGTCCGGGATGCAGACGCCCACATCGCGGTAAAATGCGACCATTGCCCTGATCTGGACACACCGGCCTGTGTGGCCGGTTGCCCGACCAAGGCCTTGCAGCTGGTTGATGTGGACAGCCTGCCTCAGGAACGACGTAAAGAACTTCTGCTCAAAAAAGAGGTTTGA
- a CDS encoding TPM domain-containing protein, translated as MKIIGWVLFCSVFLAMIFYKSDQNTEKHTVTGRHVVTGHVFDKAGIISASDVPRFENHLDLIEKESDLDIKFLFLKTIRPSTIEEVAVEKMSEYRIGGNGREERGVLFLYVMDEKKLRIEVGYGLEAYFPDAFVGYLISNQADAFFNASNPSLGLRLLIRILQHRIREAVLDREYDPTILDGGYTSAYLSGGAGAADQVGMRHSDSVFKRDRLSEEERNRLKAVNTVSGTFNNYITWLYGSKFDPGVDLFTKNSMSLLNRFPMTPAYFDYILMLYAGKQYKVVDREDLAVLIFTDDPIISPIFFKKIDGMWRIDIAAEVRNTRNYVGGVYVWGFNPDSTDEFAEAFKDILVIIRGYHRFQDGDNRQLPVKVDVQKDV; from the coding sequence ATGAAAATTATCGGATGGGTACTTTTTTGTTCAGTGTTTTTGGCTATGATTTTCTACAAATCAGATCAAAATACAGAAAAACATACCGTCACTGGTAGACATGTCGTCACTGGTCATGTTTTCGATAAAGCGGGGATCATCAGTGCCTCAGATGTGCCTAGGTTTGAAAATCACCTTGATCTCATTGAGAAAGAGTCAGATCTTGACATTAAATTCCTCTTCTTAAAGACAATTCGACCTTCGACTATCGAAGAGGTGGCTGTCGAAAAGATGAGTGAATACAGAATCGGCGGCAACGGGAGGGAGGAGCGCGGAGTCCTCTTCCTCTATGTGATGGATGAAAAAAAACTCAGGATTGAGGTCGGGTATGGTCTTGAGGCATACTTTCCTGATGCGTTTGTCGGCTATCTGATCAGTAATCAGGCCGATGCTTTTTTTAATGCTTCAAATCCAAGCTTGGGTTTGAGGCTTTTGATTCGAATCCTCCAACATAGGATCAGGGAAGCGGTGCTGGACAGGGAGTATGACCCAACCATATTGGATGGAGGATATACATCAGCATATCTCTCAGGTGGTGCCGGGGCAGCAGATCAAGTTGGCATGCGGCATTCGGATTCAGTTTTTAAACGCGACCGATTGAGCGAGGAGGAGAGAAACCGTTTAAAGGCCGTAAATACGGTGTCAGGCACCTTTAATAATTATATCACATGGCTTTATGGGAGCAAGTTTGATCCCGGTGTGGATCTGTTCACGAAGAACAGCATGTCGCTCTTAAATAGATTTCCTATGACACCAGCGTACTTTGACTACATACTCATGTTGTATGCCGGTAAACAGTATAAGGTTGTTGATCGTGAAGATCTCGCCGTTCTTATTTTTACAGATGACCCAATAATCTCGCCGATATTCTTTAAGAAAATAGATGGAATGTGGAGAATCGATATAGCGGCCGAGGTGAGGAATACTCGCAACTATGTCGGCGGCGTTTATGTCTGGGGATTCAATCCTGACAGCACGGATGAGTTTGCGGAAGCATTTAAAGATATCCTCGTTATAATAAGGGGGTACCATCGTTTTCAAGATGGCGATAACCGGCAACTTCCAGTGAAGGTAGATGTTCAGAAGGATGTGTAG
- the nifJ gene encoding pyruvate:ferredoxin (flavodoxin) oxidoreductase: protein MSARQTGWAQLCSQNVQEAQDMALISTQATLASRIPFLHFFDGFRTSHEIQKMEQLTNEDMLSIIDEKLITEHRERALTPDRPSMSGTAQNPDVYFTGRETVNKYYNAIPGIVQETMDKFAALTGRQYNLFDYYGSPDATDVVVIMGSGAETAAATIDHLVAEGRKVGMVIVRLFRPFDMKAMVNALPPTVERVTVLDRCKEPGAPGDPLYLDVRAAIGEAAEANPTMFMPLVLCGRYGLGSAEFSPAMVKAVYDNMASMAPKNHFCVGPNDDVTHSSLSYDQSYNIEGDDVYRAMFYGLGSDGTVGANKNTIKIIGTETDNSAQGYFVYDSKKSGSMTVSHLRFGENQVVAPYLINKASFVACHNFTFLNSYDMLANLEDGGTFLLTTTLDKDSVWNELPAKVQQQLIDKKAKFYIIDALKLGIAIGLGARINMIMQTAFFLISGILKKDEAIDAIKTAIKKTYGKKGDKIVNMNYDAVDGAVNNIVEVTLPNNITGHELPETVPAEAPEFVKQVTAKMIEGKGDQIKVSEMPADGRWPTATTQWEKRNIAVNVPEWSPETCIQCGKCSLVCPHGCIRIKVATEDALKAAGANDTFKTADAVGKEFKGSKFTVQVSTADCAGCTLCSTACPARKKDAEGNKTDESALKMITNTDAVLNESQANWKTFMALPEMDNASINPATVKGSQLKRALFEFSGACAGCGETPYIKLVTQLFGDRMMVANATGCSSIYGGNLPTTPYSQRADGRGPSWSNSLFEDNAEYGLGMRQSANKLGMQAAELLTLAAEEGIVSQELADSLLDASQKNQDEIEAQRARVEELKAALAGNNNVITTRLLPVADYLVKKSVWIFGGDGWAYDIGYGGLDHVLASGENVNVMVMDTEVYSNTGGQMSKSTPRAAVAQFAAGGKKMPKKDMGMIFSTYGNVYVAKVSLGANPQQLVKAINEAEAYDGPSLIIAYSHCINHGLNLAKGLDQQKLAVACGHWPLYRYNPVLEDEGKNPLTIDSKEPTIKFADYALNENRYRMLKMANPEHCDELMEASQKDVDKSWKFLQSRFKALED, encoded by the coding sequence ATGAGCGCCCGCCAGACCGGCTGGGCTCAGCTCTGTTCTCAAAATGTCCAGGAAGCGCAGGACATGGCCCTGATCTCCACCCAGGCCACCCTGGCTTCACGGATTCCCTTCCTCCATTTCTTTGATGGCTTCCGGACCTCCCATGAGATCCAGAAGATGGAGCAGCTGACCAACGAAGACATGCTGTCCATTATTGATGAGAAGCTAATCACAGAGCATCGTGAGCGAGCCCTGACCCCGGATCGTCCGTCCATGTCTGGTACAGCCCAGAACCCGGATGTCTACTTCACCGGTCGCGAGACCGTTAATAAGTATTATAATGCGATCCCCGGAATTGTTCAGGAAACCATGGACAAATTCGCCGCTCTGACCGGTCGTCAGTATAATCTTTTTGATTACTACGGCTCACCCGATGCAACCGACGTTGTTGTCATCATGGGTTCCGGTGCCGAGACCGCAGCTGCTACCATCGACCATCTGGTTGCTGAAGGCCGCAAAGTGGGCATGGTTATTGTCCGCCTGTTCCGTCCCTTTGACATGAAGGCCATGGTCAACGCCCTGCCCCCCACGGTTGAGCGTGTTACTGTACTGGACCGCTGCAAAGAGCCGGGCGCACCTGGAGATCCGCTGTACTTGGATGTCCGCGCTGCCATCGGTGAAGCAGCAGAAGCCAACCCGACCATGTTTATGCCCTTGGTACTTTGCGGTCGCTACGGCTTGGGTTCTGCGGAATTCAGCCCGGCAATGGTTAAGGCTGTGTACGACAACATGGCATCTATGGCCCCAAAAAACCATTTCTGTGTCGGTCCCAATGACGACGTGACCCACTCCTCGCTGAGCTACGACCAGTCCTACAACATCGAAGGCGATGATGTCTACCGGGCCATGTTCTACGGTCTGGGTTCTGACGGTACGGTTGGTGCCAACAAGAACACCATCAAGATCATCGGTACAGAGACAGATAACTCGGCTCAGGGCTATTTTGTCTACGATTCCAAGAAATCAGGCTCTATGACCGTGTCTCATCTCCGTTTTGGTGAGAATCAGGTTGTGGCTCCGTACCTGATTAATAAAGCGAGCTTTGTAGCCTGCCATAATTTCACCTTCCTGAACAGCTACGACATGCTGGCCAACCTGGAAGACGGCGGCACCTTTCTGCTCACCACTACCCTTGACAAGGACAGTGTCTGGAATGAGCTGCCAGCCAAGGTACAGCAGCAGTTGATCGACAAAAAGGCCAAATTCTACATCATTGATGCCCTCAAGCTCGGCATTGCCATCGGACTGGGCGCGCGCATCAATATGATCATGCAGACCGCCTTCTTCCTGATCTCCGGTATCCTTAAGAAGGACGAGGCAATCGACGCGATCAAGACCGCGATCAAGAAGACCTACGGCAAGAAAGGCGACAAGATCGTCAACATGAACTACGACGCAGTTGACGGTGCAGTCAATAATATCGTCGAGGTTACCCTGCCTAACAATATCACCGGTCATGAGCTGCCGGAGACTGTACCTGCCGAGGCTCCTGAGTTTGTTAAGCAGGTGACTGCCAAGATGATCGAAGGCAAAGGCGATCAGATCAAGGTTTCTGAAATGCCTGCTGACGGTCGCTGGCCCACCGCCACCACCCAGTGGGAAAAACGTAATATCGCCGTCAACGTACCGGAATGGTCCCCGGAAACCTGTATTCAATGCGGTAAATGTTCCCTGGTCTGCCCGCACGGCTGTATCCGCATCAAGGTTGCCACTGAAGATGCTTTGAAAGCGGCAGGTGCGAATGATACCTTTAAAACCGCTGATGCTGTGGGCAAAGAGTTCAAGGGCAGCAAGTTCACTGTCCAGGTCTCCACTGCCGACTGTGCAGGCTGTACGCTCTGTTCCACCGCTTGTCCGGCTCGCAAGAAAGATGCAGAAGGCAACAAGACGGACGAGTCAGCCCTGAAGATGATCACCAATACCGACGCGGTATTGAATGAGTCCCAGGCCAACTGGAAGACCTTCATGGCACTGCCTGAAATGGATAACGCTTCCATTAATCCGGCAACCGTCAAGGGCAGCCAGCTCAAAAGGGCCCTGTTTGAGTTCTCCGGTGCCTGCGCAGGCTGCGGTGAGACCCCGTACATCAAGCTGGTTACCCAGCTGTTCGGCGATCGGATGATGGTGGCCAACGCCACAGGCTGTTCCTCCATCTACGGCGGCAACCTGCCCACCACCCCGTATTCACAACGTGCTGACGGACGCGGTCCTTCCTGGTCCAACTCCCTGTTCGAGGATAATGCCGAGTACGGTTTGGGTATGCGTCAAAGTGCCAACAAACTGGGCATGCAGGCTGCTGAGTTGTTAACTCTTGCTGCTGAAGAAGGGATCGTTTCTCAGGAACTTGCCGACTCCCTGCTGGATGCAAGCCAGAAAAATCAGGACGAGATCGAAGCCCAGCGAGCACGGGTTGAAGAGCTGAAGGCAGCTCTGGCAGGCAACAATAATGTCATCACCACCCGACTCCTGCCGGTAGCTGATTATCTGGTCAAGAAGTCCGTCTGGATCTTCGGTGGCGACGGCTGGGCCTACGACATCGGCTACGGTGGTCTGGATCATGTCCTGGCTTCCGGCGAGAACGTCAATGTTATGGTAATGGACACCGAGGTCTACTCCAACACCGGTGGTCAGATGTCCAAATCTACCCCGCGTGCCGCAGTGGCCCAATTTGCAGCTGGCGGAAAGAAAATGCCTAAGAAAGATATGGGTATGATTTTCTCCACCTACGGCAATGTCTACGTGGCCAAGGTTTCCTTGGGTGCCAACCCACAGCAACTGGTCAAGGCCATCAATGAGGCCGAGGCCTACGACGGACCGTCCCTTATCATCGCCTACTCACACTGCATCAACCACGGCCTGAATCTAGCCAAGGGACTTGACCAGCAGAAGCTGGCTGTTGCCTGCGGTCACTGGCCCCTGTACCGCTACAACCCGGTACTGGAAGATGAAGGCAAGAATCCGCTGACCATCGACTCCAAAGAGCCGACCATAAAGTTCGCGGACTACGCTCTCAACGAGAACCGTTACCGGATGCTCAAGATGGCCAATCCCGAGCACTGCGATGAGCTGATGGAAGCCTCGCAGAAGGATGTGGACAAAAGCTGGAAGTTTCTCCAAAGCCGGTTCAAAGCGCTTGAGGACTAA
- a CDS encoding FAD-dependent oxidoreductase, which produces MKYVIVGGSIAATTALNVILANRPDAEIQVVADVAVPFYYRALIPFLLDGSRTVDEILFTEQPTDDERVQFHHDRCIGVDPKNKIIGLASGGTLPYDKLLLAAGSSSLTPDIAGVDSEGVFTLRYMEETLKVREYLKDCKNAAVIGGALAGIKMAEALQRTGVQVSVVEQLPHILPFIADTETAQRMSEKLRQEGIEVLTQDSAEEILVTKGKATGVRLASGKTVPADLVLLMTGVQPNIEFLADSGIAVDQAVLTDREMQTSIPDIYAAGDMVQFHDAVIGKDVVSALWGNAVHMGRTAGFNMSGIKAFVPPLLSSLNSTEIAGLPIISAGLLHTQSDRYTVYAETKGENYRKLIFAQDRLVGMIFLGDVSRAGVYTNLIRNRIPLGDRREAVLQEAMSAIR; this is translated from the coding sequence ATGAAGTATGTTATTGTAGGCGGCTCCATTGCCGCCACCACAGCACTCAATGTAATCCTGGCCAATCGTCCAGATGCGGAGATTCAAGTGGTTGCTGATGTGGCGGTACCGTTTTATTACCGTGCCCTGATCCCTTTTCTGCTCGACGGAAGCCGCACAGTGGATGAAATCCTGTTCACCGAACAGCCCACAGATGATGAGCGGGTCCAATTCCACCATGATCGCTGCATCGGCGTAGATCCCAAGAATAAGATCATTGGCTTGGCTTCTGGCGGTACCCTGCCCTATGACAAACTCCTACTGGCAGCAGGCAGCTCTTCCCTTACCCCTGATATCGCCGGAGTTGACAGTGAAGGGGTCTTTACGCTGCGGTATATGGAAGAAACCCTCAAGGTCCGGGAGTATCTGAAAGATTGCAAGAATGCTGCGGTCATCGGCGGCGCATTGGCTGGCATCAAGATGGCCGAGGCCCTGCAGCGGACAGGCGTGCAGGTGAGCGTGGTCGAGCAGCTTCCTCACATCCTCCCCTTCATAGCAGACACGGAAACCGCTCAACGCATGTCCGAAAAGCTGCGTCAGGAAGGGATAGAGGTCCTCACTCAAGACTCTGCCGAGGAAATCCTTGTTACGAAGGGTAAGGCCACCGGGGTTCGGCTTGCCTCCGGCAAAACAGTGCCAGCAGACCTAGTTCTGTTAATGACCGGCGTGCAGCCGAACATCGAATTCCTTGCTGATTCCGGGATTGCTGTTGATCAGGCAGTATTGACAGATCGGGAAATGCAAACCTCGATCCCGGATATTTACGCTGCCGGGGATATGGTGCAGTTTCACGATGCAGTGATAGGCAAAGATGTGGTCAGTGCCCTCTGGGGTAATGCAGTGCATATGGGTCGGACAGCTGGCTTCAACATGAGTGGCATCAAGGCCTTTGTCCCGCCCCTCCTTTCCTCACTCAACAGCACGGAGATCGCCGGTCTTCCGATCATCTCTGCTGGCCTGCTGCATACGCAGTCAGACAGGTATACGGTCTATGCAGAGACCAAAGGCGAGAATTACCGCAAACTGATCTTTGCTCAGGATCGTCTCGTGGGCATGATTTTTCTCGGGGATGTGAGCCGGGCCGGTGTCTACACCAACCTGATCCGCAACCGCATTCCCTTAGGGGACCGTCGGGAGGCAGTGCTTCAGGAAGCTATGTCGGCAATCCGATAG
- a CDS encoding branched-chain amino acid ABC transporter permease LivH (LivHMGF is the membrane component of the LIV-I/LS branched-chain amino acid transporter) produces the protein MDFDFEYLIELFFSGLTRGSIYALIALGYTMVYGIIGLINFAHGEIYMLGAFTAFIIATVLSIYGFPLFAVLILAAVAAMIWAAAYGYTVEKLAYRPLRDAPRLSPLISAIGMSIFLQNYVLLAQTSDYLSFPELIPEFAFLEPYVDVIGSTDFVILVTTAVVMGLLTWLIKFTRLGKAMRATAQDQTMALLVGININKVISATFVIGSALAALGGLLIASHVGQINFFIGFIAGIKAFTAAVLGGIGSIPGAVLGSFILGLTEAFATGYVSSDYEDVFAFSLLVLILIFRPAGILGKASVEKV, from the coding sequence ATGGACTTTGATTTTGAATATCTGATTGAATTGTTTTTCAGTGGTCTGACCCGAGGCTCAATCTATGCATTGATCGCCTTGGGCTATACGATGGTCTACGGCATTATCGGCCTGATCAATTTTGCTCACGGCGAAATTTATATGCTAGGGGCTTTTACTGCCTTTATCATTGCCACTGTGCTTTCTATCTATGGTTTCCCCCTCTTTGCAGTACTGATTCTAGCGGCTGTTGCTGCAATGATTTGGGCTGCTGCCTACGGATACACCGTGGAGAAATTGGCCTACAGGCCTCTGCGTGATGCGCCCCGGTTATCCCCCTTGATTTCCGCTATCGGTATGTCGATTTTTCTCCAGAACTATGTGCTGCTGGCCCAGACTTCAGATTATCTCTCCTTTCCTGAGCTGATCCCGGAGTTTGCCTTTCTGGAGCCTTATGTCGACGTTATCGGATCAACTGATTTTGTCATACTGGTCACTACCGCTGTGGTCATGGGGCTTTTGACCTGGCTGATTAAGTTCACCCGGCTGGGAAAAGCCATGCGAGCCACTGCCCAGGATCAAACAATGGCTCTGCTGGTAGGGATTAATATTAATAAGGTTATTTCGGCAACCTTTGTTATAGGTTCAGCACTGGCAGCACTCGGCGGTCTGCTCATTGCCTCCCATGTGGGACAGATCAATTTTTTTATTGGATTTATCGCCGGGATTAAGGCCTTTACCGCTGCGGTTTTGGGCGGGATAGGTTCTATTCCGGGGGCCGTGCTGGGCAGTTTCATCCTCGGCCTGACCGAAGCCTTTGCCACGGGGTATGTGTCCAGTGATTACGAAGATGTGTTCGCTTTTTCTCTGCTGGTGTTGATCCTGATTTTTCGGCCTGCGGGTATTCTTGGCAAGGCGAGCGTTGAGAAGGTGTAG